The following is a genomic window from Acidobacteriota bacterium.
TCGATTTCAGGAAAGGCAAAATCCAATCCGGACTTTGCATGTTCTGGCGTGTATGCGGGAGCTCGGGACATCCTCCCTATTGTAACGGTGCTTGGTACAGACGCCGCATGCTGCGTCTACACCAATCAGGCAGCCTTGGGCATCTCGACTGCCTGCCCAGGTGCGACGCGCTGCTGTCCTTGCAGTCTCTTGCCCTCGGCTTTCAGAAGCTCTGCGTTCAACTCAGCCCCGATCAGAATCGCGATGCTGCTCACGTACAGCCAGAACAAGAGAGCGATGACGGCGCCGATCGTCCCATAGGTTTTGTTGTAGTTGGCGAAGTGCGATACATAGACGTTTACGGCAGCCGAAATCAGAATCCAGAGCACTGTTCCGAGAAGCGCGCCTGGCAGCGTGTGCTTGAACCTCTGCTTCACATTGGGTCCGAAGAAGTACAGCAGCTCCATCGAGAGCACAATGCAGAGTCCAATGATGCCCCAACGCAGGAGCGGCCAACTCCGCTCGAATACATATGAGAGGTGAAGGACATTGCTCAGGAAGTGACCACCGCGGTCGCCCACCATCGTGAGCAACATGGCAATCGCCATCAGGCCACCGGTCATAAACGTCAGTTCCACAGCCAGCAGTCGCTGTTTCAGCATTTGCCGGCTGGTACGGGCATCGTAGGCGATGTCGAGCGCATCGATCATTGCCGAGAAACCGCCCGAAGCAGCCCATATGGTCCCGGCAAGCCCAATCGAGAGTAATCCTCCGCGATTCGGGGTTAGTACGCTCTGGAGAATCCTGCGAACCAATCCCATTGCCTCAGATGGAACGAAACGGGCGGCGAAGTCCATGCTCTGGTTGAACAAGTTAGGAATGGGCAGGTAACCGAGCAGCGTGGCCAACGCAATGAGGAGGGGAAACAGCGACAGAAGGAAGTAGTAGGAAAGCCCGGCCGCCATGTTCAGCACACGTGTGCGTTGCACTTCGCGGTACACGGCTACGGTGACTTCTCTGGCTCTTCGCAGTCCAATTCCCATAACTAAAACGTATATAGACGTAAGCTGTCATTGGACTTAGATGGAACGTTCTGTTGGTTGAGATGTCGCTGAGCCGAAATCACTCCCGTGGACATCTGATGAGAAACGGTGGCAGAGCAGGCTCAAGCTCGAGCTGCCGAAAAAAGCGCTGGCACGGTTCGATATACTTTAAGTTTGTTTCCTGATGGCAGAGCTCACGAGACAAAGCGGCAATGGAAAGCACGTTTGGCGAGGGATCATTATCGCCATCCTTGCCGTTATTGTGCTCGCCGCATTCATCTCCAGCCGCAAGGGCGAAGTTTCCGTCAGAGTCGACCACGTAACCAAGCAAGACCTCGTCACGACGATCTCCACCAATGGCAAAGTCGAGCCTATACAAAACTTCGAGGCTCATGCTCCTGCTGCGACGACGGTTCGAAACACTTACGTCCGCGAAGGCCAGCGAGTCCATAAGGGCGATCTCCTGATGCAACTTGACGATGCCGATGCGCGCGCCCAGGCAGCGCGAGCGTTGGCGCAGATGAAAGCCGCAGAGGCCGACCAGCACGCTATCAATACCGGGGGAACGCAGGAAGAAGTGTTGAATACCCGCTCCGAGCTGGTAAAGGCACAAGCCGAGCGCGATGCTGCGCAAAAGAACTACGACGCTCTGCAAAAATTGGCTCAAACGGGAGCTGCAGCTCCGTCCGAAGTCCGCGAAGCAGCAAATCGCCTGACGGCGGCTCAGGCCCAACTCAAGGTGCTGCAAGACAAGCAACAAGATCGCTACTCCCGTCCGGAAGTAAATCGCGTTGAAGCCCAGGTCGATCAGGCCCGCGCTTCCTACACCGCAGCTCAGGACCTGCTGGCGCACAGTGCAATCCGCGCTCCCTTCGACGGTACGGTGTACTCCATTCCCATCAAGCAGGGTGAATACGTTCAACAGGGGGAGCTTCTCATTCAGCTTGCAGATCTGCATCGCGTGCAGGTACGCGCCTTTGTCGACGAGCCCGAATTGGGAAAGCTGGGAGTAGGCCAGCCTGTGACGGTCACCTGGGATGCCCTTCCGGGAAAGACGTGGCGCGGCGAAATCAGTCAGATGCCCTATACCATCACCACTTACGGAACCCGCAATGTTGGGCAGGTTCTGTCCTCAGTTGACAACGAGGACAGCCGCCTCTTGCCGAACATCAACGTCACGGTGAACGTCAGTATTGCAAACAAAAAAGACATAGTGACCATAGCCCGCGAGGGTCTGCATGAAGACGAGAACGGACGCTATGTGTATGTGGTTCGAAATGGACATCTGGAACGTCAGGCGGTGGAGGCCGGCATCGCAAACAATACCCGCATTGAAATCATGACCGGCCTCCAGCCAGGAGAACTCGTTGCTCTCACCAGCATGAACCCGGCTACTCCACTACGACCTGGACTTGAGGTTCGCGCCCGGTAAACTTCTGATGCCAGTCCCCCGCTTGTTCTCATTAGTTTTAACCTTTGTACTCGCGCTTTCGGCAGTCTCGCCGGCAAACGCGCCGCTTGACTCGGTTCACCAGCTACTCGTGAACGGCGAAGCTGATGCAGCGATTCGGATGTTGAAGACATCTCTGAGCACGAATCCGTCCGGAGCAGCAGAGCACAATCTTCTGTGCCGCGTTCACTATGCTGAGGAGAGCTGGGACGCCGCCGTTTCCGAATGCGAGCGCGCGGCAAAACTGAATCCAAACAGTAGCCTTAATCAGCTCTGGCTCGGGCGAGCCTATGGCGAGAAGGCGGAGCACTCAAGCTGGTTCACTGCAATTAACCTCGCAAAGAAAACGCGGATCGCATTTGAAAAAGCCGTGGAACTAGATCCGAGGAACATCGAAGCCCGATCGGACCTGAGCGAGTACTACATTGAAGCGCCGGGCTTCCTCGGTGGTGGCACCAATAAGGCTGCCGCCCAGGCAAACGCAGTTGAAAAAATCGAGCCGGCAACTGCGTATTGGATTCGCGCCCGCATCGCTGAGCATGAAAAACACAACAGCGATGCCGAGCAGCAATATAAGAAAGCTCTGCAAGCTGATCCTGGCCATCGCCGCATCTTCGATCTCGCTTCGTTTTATCGACGCGCCAACCGTCTTGATGAGCTCGAAGCAGCCGTAAAGCAATCGGCAAAACTGAACACGAAAAACGATTCCGCTCTCTTCGACTCTGCGTCCCTGCTCCTTCGCGTGAACCGGAACCTCCCGCTCGCAGTGACGCTACTACAGCGCTACATCGATCAGGGCGAAAAGTCCGAGGATGCTCCTGTTTTCCAGGCGCAGTATTTACTAGGCCAGGTGCTCGAAAAATCCGGTGACGCAGCCGGAGCAAAGAAGGCTTATCTAACTGCCAAAGCTAGTGCTAGCGACTTCGCACCGGCTACTGCGGCCTTGAAGAGACTAGGCGCCTAAATCAATTTGGGAATAGCGCGCGCTCACGGGCTCGCCCTTCGGCCTGACACTTCGTGCTCTGTTTGAGGAAGAAACGCGTCATAGAGAGAAACTACCTTCATCGCCTGCCGCAATTGATCGAGAGAAGCTTTGCTGGTGATGTCGATCTGGACAGACTCGCCGGGAAGCAGGTCTATGTAATTATCCGAAAACTTTGCATCGAGATCGCCGAAGGAGAGATACACATCTCGCGCGACCTGCGAAGACTGCAGAGTCACTCGATATGAATTCCCAGTGCTCTCAATGCTCGCCTTGATCTCCGGCCGTGGCAGGCGAATATCCTTCATTGTTGCGAAGAAATACAGATTGCGAGATACAGACTTGCCCGCTACCAGGAGCTGAGAATCGATGAAGACCTGCTCGCGTTGGCGCTGAGCTAAGAGCTCCGTCACGGGCAAGCTCAAGTAAACATCGCTGGCAAGAGGTTTCACCTGAATATTTGCGGACTTCTCTTCGAGCACCTTGCCGGCCAAATCCACCAACCGTACGCGCAACTGGGCTGGCTGAACTTGCTGCTTGTCCGAAACAACGTAAATCTGCAGTGCGCTGTTCTCTTCGTTTGGACTCACCAGCAGATCGTTGTAGAAGCGTCGCGCATAGTACTGCAATGCCTTCCAACGCCCGTGATAGTCGATGCTTGACCACGACGCCACTGGCCAGCAGTCGTTGAGCTGCCAGTAAAGCGAGCCCATCGTGCGAGGGCGGCTGCGGCGAAAGTGCTCAGCTCCCATCTTGATTGCTTCCGCCTGCATCACCTGACTGGCATACAGAAAGGAGGCGAAATCCTTCGGCTGACCGAAGTAGCGCAACAGGTAGTCATAGATTCTTCCGTTCCCCCCTTTATTTTTCTGGTGCGACAGCATTACCGCGGAGCTGATGTCCCAGTCCTCCGGTGTGCTGAAGGATTTGATCGTGTTCATTTCGGGAAACGACTGGAATCCGAATTCGGTCATGAATCGCGGCACTTGCTGCTTGTAGTTCTCAATCGGAGCCAGCGCGTGCCACACCTGCCAGTAATGCATGTCGCCGATGCGCTGAGTATCCGGATCATCTTCGAAGTTGGCGCTTGGAGAACTCGGCCAGTACGGCACTGGCTGGCCATGCTGAATAACGACATCAGGCAGCACCCGATTGAAGAGCACCATGTAGTCCTGCCAGACTTTTTCTGCTGTCTTTTGCCCTACCTCGGCCTTGAACTGCTGGCGATCTCCCCAGTGCATCCATCCGGTTTCCACTTCATTGTTGCCACACCAGATCACGATGCTGGGATGATTGCGTAGCCTTTTGACCTGATCGACGGCTTCGTGACGCACGTTGTCCAGGAACTCTGCGTCGCCCGGGTGCATATCGCCGCCGAACATGAAGTCCTGCCAGATGATCAGCCCCAGCTCGTCGCAGATGTTGTAGAACTCGTCGCTCTCATAAGTTCCGCCTCCCCATTCGCGGATCATGTTCATGTTCGCGTCGCGGGCTGACTGCAGAATCTCGCGGTATGTTTCAGCAGTTACTCGCGAGGGAAAGCTGTCGAACGGAATGACATCTGCACCTTTTCCAAATATGGGAATGCCGTTTATCACGAACTCCATACTCCGGCCCCAATGGTCGGGATCGCGGCGAAGCTGGAGGGAACGCAAACCAGTACGAGTCTTCGCCTGATCCACAGATCCTTTTCGGATCTCCAGTGTTGCTGAGAATTCATACAAAGACTGTGGTCCGTATCCGGAAGGAAACCAGCGAGCGGGCTTCTCGATCTCGATCGGAACAGTAACGCGGTTTGCACCGCGAAGTAATGTGAAGGTTCTCTCGATCTTCTTTGCAGCTTTAGCCTCAGGCGACGTGTAGCTGATCGTCACTTTAGCTGGAGCGTTAGCCCCCGCTTCGATCTCGAGACTTGCAGCAATGTTCGCGACGTCCGCGGTAACTTCGTCTTGAGCGATGTGCAGATCGCGAATCACGGCCTCGTCCCAACTTTCCAGCGTTACTGGCCTCCACACGCCCATGGTGACGAAGCGTGGACCCCAATCCCAGCCATATTGATACGGAGCTTTCCGCGTATACGGATCGGTGCCAATTCCCTTCTCTACATCCGCGTCATGCACCGAGATAGACGGCAAATGGTACGGCATGCCCTGAATGTGCTTAAGCACTTCGTTGATCGGGGACCGAAACACTACCTGCAGTGTGTTGCTCCCCTGCTTTAGATAAGGCTTCGCATCGACGCGCCAGATGCGAAACATGTTCTCCGCGTGCAGCACGCCTTGACCATTGAGAAAGACTGTCGCGTATGTATCGAGCCCCTGGAACATAAGCTCAATATGCTTACGCGCGAATATGGCTGCAGAGACGTCGAAGCTTGTTTGATATTGCCAGTCCTCCAGGCCGATCCATTGCAACTTCTTCTCATTGTCGCGATAGAAGGGCTCGGGAATGATTTTGTTGCGCAGCAGATCGGTCTGAATGCAGCCGGGGACCTCCGCCGGCGTCCAACCGGCCACTCGCTGCAGCGTAGCCGAATCCACGTCAGGCTCAACTCCGGGAACATGATTCAGAGAGCTGTCAGGCGCAAGCCGGAATTGCCATCCATGATTCAGATCGATCAGTTGCTTTTGGACGGAAGCGCCCAATGACATTGAGGGAATGAAGGCCAAAGTAAGCACGAGCAGCAGGAAGAATAATTTTTTCATCGTCAGGAATCTGCTACGGCGTTGCGCATAATAGCACCTCTTTACCACCAATATCCCTGAGGCGCAAAGCAGGCCGAAACAAGACTTCATAAATCGTTCTCTTGAAGCTTTTGATTGCCTCTTATCTCGTTCGCGGCTAATCTTCCCGCATGCATCTCACCTGGCTCGATTGGTCGGCGATTATTGGCTACCTGGGCATCACTATCCTCATGGGGCTGTACTTCCGGGGACGCTCCGGCAGCAGCATGGAAGAGTACTTCGTCTCGGGCCGATCCGTGTCGTGGTGGCTGGCCGGAACGTCGATGGTCGCGACGACCTTCTCCGCCGACACCCCACTGCTTGTGACCGGGCTTGTGTACACGCAGGGCATCGCTGGCAATTGGCTTTGGTGGTCGTTCCTGCTTTCCGGAATGATGACCGTGTTCCTCTTCGCCAGACTTTGGCGTCGATCCGGACTGCTAACCGATGTGCAATTCGCGGAGATGCGCTATTCAGGCAAGCCGGCGGCATTTCTACGCGGCTTTCGCGCTGTTTATGTCGGATTGCTCATGAACTGCCTGATTCTCGGTTGGGTAACGAAGGCGATGATCAGCATCGTAAGCGTAGTGATAGGCGTGAGCGAGCACACAGCATTGGCAATTTGCATCTTCGTGATCGTTCCCTTTACGGGTTTATACGTTGCCATCGGCGGATTGTGGGGCGTCTTGTGGACCGACCTGTTCCAGTTCGTTCTCAAAATGGGAGTGGTTATCGCAGTTGCGTATTACGGAATCAGCGCAGCCGGAGGCATGCACGAACTGCTGCGAAAATTGCAAGTCGCGCAACCCCCTATGCCCACGAGTCTACATGGCAATCCATTAAAGCTATTTCCTGACTTTTCCAGCGGACTCACTGCGGAGACATGGTGGACACTTCCCGTGATCACACTGCTCGCTTATCTCGGTCTGCAGTGGTGGGCATTCTGGTATCCCGGAGCTGAACCCGGCGGGGGCGGATACATCGCTCAGCGAATCTTCAGCGCCAAGGATGAGAAACAGGGACTGCTCTCCGTGCTGTGGTTCAATATCGCGCACTACGCGCTGCGTCCATGGCCCTGGATTCTCGTTGGGCTGGTCGCGATCGTTCTGTACCCAAATCTGGACGGTTCGGCTGCCGGACGTCATCCAGAAGACGGATACATGCTGGTACTCACGCAGCATCTTCCTACTTCGTTGCGCGGGCTTGCTATCGCGGGATTCCTCGCAGCCTTCATGTCGACCATCGCGACGCAGCTCAATTGGGGCGCCTCTTATCTCGTCGCGGATTTCTACAAGCGCTTTATCAAACCCGAGGCATCGCAGAAGCATTACATTCTCGTGTCGCGCCTGGTCACGGTGTTTCTAGTAGTCTGCGCAGCGCTTGTAGCCGCACAACTCGCATCCATTCAGTCTGGCTGGCAGTGGGTGCTTGAACTCAGTGCAGGAACCGGAGCGGTTTATCTGCTGCGCTGGTATTGGTGGCGCATTAACGCCTGGAGCGAGATCAGCGCGATGGTTGTGGCGCTGGTAGTTTCACTCGCGCTGCGGATTATGCATCCTTTTTCGGGAAATTCCGCCGTAGTGTTTGCCAAGAGCGCAAGCATAACTACGGCGATCACCACAGTGGCCTGGCTGACCGCCACATTCATGACGAGACCGGTGAGCCAGGAGGTGTTGGTGAGCTTTTACCGGCACGTCCGTCCCGATGTACGCGGATGGAAGCACGTGGCGGCCATCGCTAAAGACGTAAAGCCCACACGGGATCTCGGCCGCAATCTCGCACTCTGGCTGCTGGGATGCGCGATGGTCTATTCATTTTTGTTCGGCGCAGGATACGCAATCCTTGGTCAACCCACTCGTGGAACTGTCTTGCTCGCAATCGGAATCGTATGCCTGCTGCTCTTGCTGAAGCAGCTCCGCTCATTTGTCGAAGAGCCGGAACATGCGCGCAAGCCGGGCACGGAGACCGCTGCTTTTATCGGTCATTGATCTCACTCCCAAGGCCAGCGACGAAGACGCGGAATTCTGTAGCCGATGTGCGACCGGCCTGGATGTGGGACCAAGAACAAATACGAGCCCGCAGGGCGGCATTCTTCGCTGTTCGTGCCTATGGTGGATCCTCATCGTGTCCTCTCAGGAATGCCGCCCTTCGGGCTCTCGCTTACGATTTCACACATTCCCACGGCTTAATCGCACATGGGCTTCAGAATTCCGCGCCTTCGGCGCTGGCCATAGCATCTGGGGATTGCCTTACGCCCGCTGTTCAAAATCGAACGTCCCGCGTCTATTTCGGCCATGTTGCCGCCGATTGGGAACGTAGAGTCAGTTACTTACAGCCACCTCTCGTGGATAGCCAGATGCATCTGGAAATCCGAATCCGTGTGTTCATAACTGAGGAGTCCCATGGACCGCTTTCTGCAGGACCTTCGCTATGCGCTGCGCCAACTAACAAAATCGCCGGCTTTCACGGTGACCGCGCTCCTGACACTCGCGTTGGGCATCGGCGCGAACACGGCGATCTACAGCCTGCTCGATCAGGTAATGTTGCGCAGCTTGCCGGTTCAGGACCCTGAGCAGCTGGTGATGCTCCAGGGCACGGGAAGCGATCGCGGAAGAATCAACGCCTATGGCGGGGACGGTGATGACTATTTTTCCTATCCCATGTATCGCGATCTCCGCGACAAGAATTCAGTCTTCACCGGCACCGTAGCGACCGACCAGGTCCAGGTCGGAGTGCAATGGCACAACCAACCCGAACTGGTGCAAGGCGAGCTCGTATCGGGAAATTACTTTGACGTTCTTGGCGTGAAATCCGCGCTAGGCAGGGTGCTCGTCCAATCGGATGATGAGGCGCAGGAACGCAATCCTGTCGTCGTGCTCAGCTACGGATATTGGCAGAGACGATTCGGTTCTGACCCCCGAGTAGTGAACGACACCATCCTGGTAAATAGCCATCCTTTTACGGTCGTCGGAGTAGCGTCGCCCGGCTTTAAGAGCTTCGTCCTTGGAGCCGCGCCCGACGTTTTTGCTCCAATGATGATGAAGCCGCAGATCACTCCGGGATGGAACGATCTCGATAACCGGCGTTCGCGTTGGCTGAATATCGTTGGACGACTCAAGCCAGGCATGACACTCGCCCAGGCGGAGTCTGGCCTGGCGCCACTCTGGCATTCACTGCGCGAAGAAGAACTCAAGGCGATTCCCAATGCGACACCAAAGTTTCGCGAAGGATTCGTCGCCAAGTCCCATCTGAAATTGCACGAGGCGGCTAAAGGATTCTCTCCCGTGCGCGATCAGATCGGCACGCCGCTCGTGATCGTGATGGCGATGGTCGGGCTCGTCGTTCTCATTGCATGCGCCAATGTCGCTAGTTTGCTCCTGGTGCGTGCAGCCGGAAGAGTTCGCGAAATGTCGGTGCGATATGCGCTGGGAGCCTCGCGTATGCGAGTCGTCCAGCAGCTCGTGATCGAAGGAGTGGTGCTCGGCGTTGGTGGAGGAGTGCTGGGTTTAGCCATTGCTCCCGAAGTGACCCAGCTATTGCTTCGCAAGATTTGGGCCGATTCATTGGGCCAGATTCCCTTCTCCCCGTCGCCAGATGTGCGCGTACTAGTCTTCAACTTCGCCGTTTCCGTCACGGTTGGGCTTTTGTTCAGCCTCGCACCAGCGCTCCAGTTCTGGCGTCCCGACTTGGTACAGACGTTGAAGCAACAACTTACTACGGCCAGCGGTGGTCAACTGAAGCTGCGCCGCAGTTCTGTTGCTCTGCAGATGGGGCTTAGCCTGCTCCTTCTGTTTGGAGCGGGACTATTTGTGCGCACCTTGCATAACCTGAAAAACGTTGACGTCGGTTTTGTTTCAGATCATCTGGTGACGTTTGGCATTTCGCCGGGCTATGCAGGTTACCAGCTTAACCAGAACTTGGACCTCTACAAACGCATCATCGATACGTTGGCGGTACTGCCCGGAGTTCGCTCAGCCGCGGCCACCAGCGATCCTGAGCTGGCTAATAATCAGAGCATGAGTGGCATAGGAATCCCCGGCTATACGCCGGCCGAGGGCGAACGAATGAGTGTCGAGTGGGCGGAGATCACCCCGGGTTATTTCGATACTCTTAAACTTGCCTTCTTAATTGGAAGAGACATCAATAACCAGGATCACGCAAGCGCCGCGAAAGTCGCCATCGTGAATGAGACCTTTGCCCGCCGTTACTTTGGAACTCCCGAGAAGGCGGTTGGACACAATTTCGCGCGTGGGGGAGGGCCTGAGAACAAGCCTGACTTTCAGATCATTGGAATTGTGCGGAATGCGAAACACCGCAATCTTCGCCGTGAGATAGAGCCGACCGTGTACATACCCTACATGCAGGTTGATCCGAAGAACGGCCTGACGTACATGCAGTTCTATATCCGCACCTGGCAAGCGCCTGAGCAGGCCATGAATACGATCCGTACTGCCATGCAGAACCTCGATTCGAAATTGGTACTCGATTCTCTGCTCACGATGGACCGGCAGATCAACAACAACGTTACCAACGAAAGCATCGTTGCCTTTCTTGCTGTGAGCTTTGGCATTTTGGCGACTTTTCTGGCCGGCATTGGACTATATGGAGTACTTGCCTTCTCCACAGCGCAGCGCACGCGTGAAATTGGGATTCGCATGGCCCTCGGCGCGAGCCGGAGCTCGGTCGTACAGATGGTCTTGCGCGAGGTATTGTGGCTCGCCGGAATCAGCGTCGTGGTCGCCGTGCCGGCTGCCCTGTTGCTTGCTCGCTACCTGCGCAGCCAGTTGTACGGTGTATCCAACACCGATCCACTGACTCTAATCGGAGTTGTTGTGGTCATCGCAGGCGTAGCTATGCTCGCCGCGACGCTGCCGGCACGCCGCGCAGCAGGCGTGAACCCAACAAAGGCATTGAGATATGAGTAGATTTCAGGGGCTTACTGAAGCGGGAACATGACCCAGAAGAAACCTGGCCTTTGAGCAGCCGTGAAATCGTCTTCCCAGATGATCATGCCAGCACTTTACGCCGCTCGCCTCGGCAAAACCAGATAACCCGCGTAATCGCGGTCTGAGCCTTGTCGCACACAGGTAACAATGCGCTCTGAGCGCGATGGTTGCCAATCACGAGTTGGTTGCTTCAGCTTGGCATTACGGAAGAAACGTTACTACGGTACATTGCGGATATACGACTTTGGATGAATACTGTCCCCTGTCAGCAGCGACTCATAACTTCCTGCCCAAAATGGGAGTTGCCGCTCAATCTGGATAGATCGAAGCGCTGAGGGACCGGTTCCGTGATCAACATCGAAAACATCCCAACATCAAGCCGCAGAGCGGCACAAAAGACGAAGATCATCCTTGATCTCCTGTCTCTCCTGATTACGCTTGGATGTCTGGCATTCGCGCTATACCGAAGCTGGCACTAAGGCAAATTGCCGACAAAATGGTAGCCCTGGGGTGACTCGAACACCCGACCAACGGTTTAGGAAACCGCTGCTCTATCCATCTGAGCTACAGGGCCACACTCGCGGGTTTTTAGTCCACTTTACCGATTTTACCTGTCGCGAGGGAGGCCGCTCAATGCACCGAAGCTCCGCGTGGCTGCTCGATCAGATCGGCGAGGCGCGTTGGACGCAAACTAAGATTGGTAATGTTTGAAACCGTGTCCTCCTGACTGGACTCTTGCTTTGCTCTTGCCTTTGACTGTAGTTTTCGTCTTAGTCAATTGAATTTGCGATGTCGATCCTGCCAACAGACAACTTGCGTGCTCCAAGCCGTCTGGGAAGACTTGGAATCTTCCTGGCTGGCTTTGTAACAGCAGTGTTCCTGCTGTTCCTGGTTTCTTATCCCGCTGGTCGTGGCCGCTGGCTTCAGAGGGTTCTGCATGTCGATCTCGATCAGCCTGCGATCGTGCAGCGCATCCAGCGTCTGCAGCGGCTGGAATCCGTGAAATACACACTCGAAAAGGTAGTCACAGGCGAGAGGCAAAGTCGATTCTTGCCGCAATCCCTGGCAGGCGAGCGCCTGCTATTGATTGTGCGTGGCGAAGTGTTCGCTGGCGTCGATTTAGGCAAACTGCAATCCAGTGATGTCCAGGTAAACGGAAAGCAGGTGAAGATTAGCCTGCCTCGCGCGGAGATTTTTTCCACGCGTGTCGATAACAACCAGACCCGAGTCTATTCTCGTGAGACGGGATTGCTCGTGCCAGCCGATCCCAATCTGGAATCAGAGGTTCGCGCCGAAGCCGAACGCCAGCTCCTGCAGGCCGCTTTGATCGATGGCATCCTGAACAATGCTTCGACCAATGCCCGAGGGACGGTTACGGCTTTGGTCCAAGCTCTTGGCTTTACAGATGTAGAGGTGAATTGAACGTTAACCTCCTGATTTCAATTTTTCTCGATCCTTTTGTTTGTCTTTTTGATCGCTGCCCGTTAACGTAAGCGGAACCACCTGCGGTAGCGGGTGGTGCTGTTGTTTTTGGGGTTGGTGGTGCTGTGGTTCTGCATACGCACAATTTCAATGAAAACCTGCAAACGATCTCTCCGTTGCCATCGGTCTCTGTTGTTTTCTCTCCTGATATCGTTCGCCATTCTCCACGCTCAGTCTGCTTCTGAAGCGGGATGGCCCACCTATGGCAATGATCCTGGAGGAACTCGCTTCTCGCCTGCGTCGCAGATAAGTCGAACAAACGTTGCGCGCCTCAAAATTGCATGGACTTATCGCACCGGCGCCAATGACACCCCAACGCGGCTGATAAAGAAAGCAGCCTTCGAAGCCACTCCCATCCTGGTGAATGGGGTTCTCTTCCTCAGCACTCCCTACAATCATGTGATCGCACTCGATGCGCAATCCGGCGCGAAGCGGTGGGAGTACGATCCACACGTCAATTTGCAACGCAACTACTCGGAAGTTGCTTCGCGCGGCGTCTCGGCATGGCGCGACGCGAAAGCCAAGTCTAGACAACCGTGCAGTCTGCGCATTTTCATCGGCACTCTCGACGCTCGTCTAGCAGCTCTTGATGGCGACTCCGGAAAGCTCTGCAGCGACTTCGGTACTAAGGGCGAGATTGATCTTAATCGTGATGCAGCAACCCAGACAGAATGGACCGGCGGATATCAAGTAACCTCTGCTCCGGCAATCGCCGGAGACCTCGTCATCGTGGGATCCTCGATCGCCGATAATTGGAAGGTTGATACCGGACGCGGCATTGTTCGCGCCTTTGACGCCCGCACCGGCAAACTGCGATGGACTTGGGACCCGATTCCATGGGCACAGAACACGAAGCCTCGCACCGGCGGTGGCAATGCGTGGTCAACGCTCTCAGTCGACGCGGATCATGACCTCGTCTTCATCCCAACAGGCAGCGCCGCTCCCGACTATTACGGCGGAGGCCGCAAAGGCGATAACAAGTGGGCGAATTCTGTTGTGGCTCTACGCGCTTCTACCGGGGAATTTGTCTGGGGCTTCCAGGTCGTGCATCACGATCTTTGGGATTTCGATGTCGCAGCTCAGCCCACACTATTCACCTGGAAGGACGGAACTCCGGCTGTAGTGATCAATACCAAAATGGGCCATGTGTTTGTCCTGAACCGGCTCACGGGCGCGCCTTTGCTTCCAGTGGAAGAACGTCCGT
Proteins encoded in this region:
- a CDS encoding efflux transporter periplasmic adaptor subunit codes for the protein MAELTRQSGNGKHVWRGIIIAILAVIVLAAFISSRKGEVSVRVDHVTKQDLVTTISTNGKVEPIQNFEAHAPAATTVRNTYVREGQRVHKGDLLMQLDDADARAQAARALAQMKAAEADQHAINTGGTQEEVLNTRSELVKAQAERDAAQKNYDALQKLAQTGAAAPSEVREAANRLTAAQAQLKVLQDKQQDRYSRPEVNRVEAQVDQARASYTAAQDLLAHSAIRAPFDGTVYSIPIKQGEYVQQGELLIQLADLHRVQVRAFVDEPELGKLGVGQPVTVTWDALPGKTWRGEISQMPYTITTYGTRNVGQVLSSVDNEDSRLLPNINVTVNVSIANKKDIVTIAREGLHEDENGRYVYVVRNGHLERQAVEAGIANNTRIEIMTGLQPGELVALTSMNPATPLRPGLEVRAR
- a CDS encoding beta-mannosidase, encoding MKKLFFLLLVLTLAFIPSMSLGASVQKQLIDLNHGWQFRLAPDSSLNHVPGVEPDVDSATLQRVAGWTPAEVPGCIQTDLLRNKIIPEPFYRDNEKKLQWIGLEDWQYQTSFDVSAAIFARKHIELMFQGLDTYATVFLNGQGVLHAENMFRIWRVDAKPYLKQGSNTLQVVFRSPINEVLKHIQGMPYHLPSISVHDADVEKGIGTDPYTRKAPYQYGWDWGPRFVTMGVWRPVTLESWDEAVIRDLHIAQDEVTADVANIAASLEIEAGANAPAKVTISYTSPEAKAAKKIERTFTLLRGANRVTVPIEIEKPARWFPSGYGPQSLYEFSATLEIRKGSVDQAKTRTGLRSLQLRRDPDHWGRSMEFVINGIPIFGKGADVIPFDSFPSRVTAETYREILQSARDANMNMIREWGGGTYESDEFYNICDELGLIIWQDFMFGGDMHPGDAEFLDNVRHEAVDQVKRLRNHPSIVIWCGNNEVETGWMHWGDRQQFKAEVGQKTAEKVWQDYMVLFNRVLPDVVIQHGQPVPYWPSSPSANFEDDPDTQRIGDMHYWQVWHALAPIENYKQQVPRFMTEFGFQSFPEMNTIKSFSTPEDWDISSAVMLSHQKNKGGNGRIYDYLLRYFGQPKDFASFLYASQVMQAEAIKMGAEHFRRSRPRTMGSLYWQLNDCWPVASWSSIDYHGRWKALQYYARRFYNDLLVSPNEENSALQIYVVSDKQQVQPAQLRVRLVDLAGKVLEEKSANIQVKPLASDVYLSLPVTELLAQRQREQVFIDSQLLVAGKSVSRNLYFFATMKDIRLPRPEIKASIESTGNSYRVTLQSSQVARDVYLSFGDLDAKFSDNYIDLLPGESVQIDITSKASLDQLRQAMKVVSLYDAFLPQTEHEVSGRRASP
- a CDS encoding ribonuclease, producing the protein MGIGLRRAREVTVAVYREVQRTRVLNMAAGLSYYFLLSLFPLLIALATLLGYLPIPNLFNQSMDFAARFVPSEAMGLVRRILQSVLTPNRGGLLSIGLAGTIWAASGGFSAMIDALDIAYDARTSRQMLKQRLLAVELTFMTGGLMAIAMLLTMVGDRGGHFLSNVLHLSYVFERSWPLLRWGIIGLCIVLSMELLYFFGPNVKQRFKHTLPGALLGTVLWILISAAVNVYVSHFANYNKTYGTIGAVIALLFWLYVSSIAILIGAELNAELLKAEGKRLQGQQRVAPGQAVEMPKAA